From Microcystis aeruginosa NIES-2549, a single genomic window includes:
- a CDS encoding DedA family protein encodes MTEWITNTMTSMGYLGIALLMFLENLFPPIPSELIMPLAGFTVHEGQMEFIPAVVAGIVGTVVGALPWYYLGRVVDEEKIEKLADKYGKWITVSAKDIQKANQWFNRHGSKAVLLCRLVPGVRTLISLPAGMNHMAMIPFLVYSTIGTTLWVVFLTAAGYFLGKNYPLVEEYLAPVSKIALLALVIWFILWIIRKRNRRYE; translated from the coding sequence ATGACTGAATGGATTACAAATACAATGACTTCTATGGGCTATTTAGGCATAGCCCTATTAATGTTTTTAGAGAATCTTTTTCCGCCCATTCCCTCGGAATTAATTATGCCCCTAGCGGGTTTTACCGTCCATGAGGGACAAATGGAATTTATTCCGGCAGTGGTAGCGGGGATTGTCGGAACCGTAGTCGGAGCGCTACCTTGGTATTATCTCGGTCGGGTTGTAGATGAGGAAAAAATTGAAAAACTAGCCGATAAATACGGCAAATGGATTACCGTTTCCGCTAAAGATATTCAAAAAGCCAATCAATGGTTTAACCGTCACGGTAGTAAAGCGGTTTTACTCTGTCGTTTGGTCCCCGGAGTACGAACTTTGATTTCCCTGCCTGCCGGGATGAATCACATGGCGATGATTCCCTTTTTAGTTTACTCCACCATCGGCACGACCCTCTGGGTCGTTTTTTTAACGGCAGCAGGTTACTTTTTAGGGAAGAATTACCCCCTTGTGGAAGAATATCTGGCTCCTGTGTCAAAAATCGCCCTACTTGCCCTGGTTATCTGGTTTATCCTCTGGATTATCCGCAAACGTAACCGCCGGTACGAGTAA
- the ahcY gene encoding adenosylhomocysteinase — translation MVATPVQQKYDIKDISLAPIGKQRIEWAGREMPVLRQLAERYAIEKPFAGLRLVACCHVTTETANLAIALKAGGADALLIASNPLSTQDDVAACLVADYGIPVYAIKGEDNDTYHRHVQIALDHKPQIIIDDGCDVVATLVKERSHQLPDIIGTTEETTTGIVRLQAMLKAGVLSFPAMNVNDAETKHFFDNRYGTGQSTLDGIIRATNILLAGKTVVVAGYGWCGKGVAMRAKGLGSNVIVTEINAVRAIEAAMDGFRVMPMDEAAKEGDIFITVTGNKHVIRAEHFDLMKDGAIVSNSGHFDIEIDLQALGAKADNVKEVRNFTQQYRLKSGKSVVVIGEGRLVNLAAAEGHPSAVMDMSFANQAIGVEYLVKNQGKLAPGIYSIPYELDQEIARLKLQAMGIEIDTLTEAQLEYINSWTSGT, via the coding sequence ATGGTAGCAACACCAGTTCAACAGAAATACGACATTAAAGATATTAGTTTAGCCCCCATCGGCAAACAGCGCATCGAATGGGCCGGACGGGAAATGCCCGTTTTGCGTCAATTAGCGGAACGTTACGCTATCGAAAAACCCTTTGCCGGACTGCGTTTAGTCGCTTGCTGTCACGTTACCACCGAAACCGCTAATTTGGCCATCGCGCTAAAAGCTGGTGGCGCTGATGCGTTACTAATTGCTAGTAATCCCCTTTCCACCCAAGATGATGTGGCCGCTTGTTTAGTGGCTGATTACGGCATCCCCGTTTATGCAATCAAAGGGGAAGATAACGACACCTATCACCGTCACGTTCAAATCGCCCTCGATCATAAACCCCAGATTATCATCGATGATGGCTGTGATGTAGTGGCCACCCTGGTTAAAGAAAGAAGTCACCAATTACCCGACATTATCGGTACTACCGAAGAAACTACCACCGGTATCGTCCGTTTGCAAGCCATGCTCAAAGCCGGGGTATTATCCTTCCCCGCAATGAACGTTAACGACGCAGAAACCAAGCATTTCTTTGATAATCGCTACGGTACAGGTCAATCTACCCTTGATGGTATCATTCGCGCCACCAATATCCTCCTCGCCGGTAAAACGGTGGTTGTGGCTGGTTATGGTTGGTGTGGTAAAGGTGTGGCTATGCGGGCCAAAGGTTTAGGCTCTAATGTAATTGTCACCGAAATCAACGCCGTGCGTGCCATTGAAGCGGCGATGGACGGTTTCCGGGTTATGCCCATGGATGAAGCCGCTAAGGAAGGCGATATCTTCATCACCGTCACTGGTAACAAGCACGTTATCCGGGCCGAACATTTTGACCTGATGAAAGATGGGGCGATTGTTTCCAACTCTGGTCACTTTGATATTGAAATCGACCTGCAAGCTTTAGGCGCAAAAGCCGATAATGTTAAGGAAGTTCGCAACTTTACCCAACAATATAGGCTAAAAAGCGGTAAATCCGTCGTTGTTATCGGTGAAGGTCGCCTAGTTAACCTCGCCGCCGCCGAAGGTCATCCTAGCGCCGTTATGGATATGAGTTTCGCTAACCAGGCAATCGGTGTAGAATACTTGGTTAAAAATCAAGGTAAATTAGCCCCCGGCATCTACTCGATTCCCTACGAATTAGACCAAGAAATCGCCCGCTTGAAACTGCAAGCCATGGGGATTGAAATCGATACCCTCACCGAAGCCCAATTAGAATATATCAACTCCTGGACTTCTGGAACCTAA